Proteins from a single region of Nomia melanderi isolate GNS246 chromosome 11, iyNomMela1, whole genome shotgun sequence:
- the LOC143175084 gene encoding uncharacterized protein LOC143175084, producing MLLYIVCVIQEKLSYSRLRNIKKTKNLGGKGKLTDALIRKLTAYYDLAIRRNIHSVENMKEAIMASYYHLCSTKENPRHEYCPVGNDDWCKWQKALATGANLDLIEHPAQLHPDVQKHILPIYEDLSEENLLERCLGGHTQNNNESFNSTVWRFAPKHLHSGIKIIEIAAYLAAGLFNEGYASILRTMSALNTVIGKQVKTYADKIDEQRVIRQERRTSLTTKEARKARREQRMEENQLYEETESILYGAGIAD from the coding sequence atgttactttacattgtttgcgttatacaagaaaaattatcatacagccggcttcgaaatattaaaaaaacaaaaaacctcggtggaaaaggcaagctgactgatgcgcttatcaggaaactcaccgcatactatgacttagccatacgaagaaatattcatagtgtggaaaatatgaaggAAGCTATAATGGCTtcgtattatcacttatgctccaccaaagaaaatccaaggcacgaatactgcccggtaggaaatgacgactggtgcaagtggcagaaagctctagctacaggagcaaatttggaccttatagaacatcctgcacAACTGCATCCAGACGTGCAGAAGCACATCTTaccaatttacgaagatttatctgaagaaaatctacttgagaggtgcttgggcggacatactcagaacaataacgagagtttcaactcaactgtttggcggttcgctccaaagcacctgcactcaggaataaaaattattgaaattgcagcatatttggcagctggcttatttaacgaaggatatgcttcaattttaagaactatgagtgctttgaatactgtaattggaaaacaagtaaaaacatacgccgacaaaatcgacgaacagagaGTAATTCGACAGGAGCGACGCACCTCATTAACTACCAAAGAGGCTCGAAAAGCAAGAAGAGAACAACGTATGGAGGAAAATCAGCTCTACGAGGAAACAGAAAGTATATTGTATGGCGCAGGTATCGCAGACTAG